In one Macaca fascicularis isolate 582-1 chromosome 6, T2T-MFA8v1.1 genomic region, the following are encoded:
- the TAF9 gene encoding transcription initiation factor TFIID subunit 9 — MESGKMASPKSMPKDAQMMAQILKDMGITEYEPRVINQMLEFAFRYVTTILDDAKIYSSHAKKATVDADDVRLAIQCRADQSFTSPPPRDFLLDIARQRNQTPLPLIKPYSGPRLPPDRYCLTAPNYRLKSLQKKASTSAGRITVPRLSVGSVTSRPSTPTLGTPTPQTMSVSTKVGTPMSLTGQRFTVQMPTSQSPAVKASIPATSAVQNVLINPSLIGSKNILITTNMVSSQNAANESSNALKRKREDDDDDDDDDDDYDNL; from the coding sequence ATGGAGTCTGGCAAGATGGCTTCTCCCAAGAGCATGCCGAAAGATGCACAGATGATGGCACAAATCCTGAAGGATATGGGGATTACAGAATATGAGCCAAGAGTTATAAATCAGATGTTGGAGTTTGCCTTCCGATATGTGACCACAATTCTAGATGATGCAAAAATTTATTCAAGCCATGCTAAGAAAGCTACCGTTGATGCAGATGATGTGCGATTGGCAATCCAGTGCCGCGCTGACCAGTCTTTTACCTCTCCTCCCCCAAGAGATTTTTTATTAGATATCGCAAGGCAAAGAAATCAAACCCCTTTGCCACTGATCAAGCCATATTCAGGTCCTAGGTTGCCACCTGATAGATACTGCTTAACAGCTCCAAACTATAGGCTGaaatctttacagaaaaaggCATCAACTTCTGCGGGAAGAATAACAGTCCCGCGGTTAAGTGTTGGTTCAGTTACTAGCAGACCAAGTACTCCCACACTAGGCACACCAACCCCACAGACCATGTCTGTTTCAACTAAAGTAGGGACTCCCATGTCCCTCACAGGTCAAAGGTTTACAGTACAGATGCCTACTTCGCAGTCTCCAGCTGTAAAAGCTTCAATTCCTGCAACCTCAGCAGTTCAGAATGTTCTGATTAATCCATCATTAATTGGGTCCAAAAACATTCTTATTACCACTAATATGGTGTCATCACAAAATGCTGCCAATGAATCATCAAATGCATTGAAAAGAAAAcgtgaagatgatgatgatgacgatgatgatgacgatgactATGATAATTTGTAA